The following proteins are encoded in a genomic region of Heliomicrobium gestii:
- a CDS encoding ParB/RepB/Spo0J family partition protein, with protein sequence MVKKGMGRGLGKGLEALIPGITAVEETKIETQAATEVELSRIEPNRDQPRKYFDQEALEELARSIAEHGVIQPLVVRPFGKDHYQLIVGERRWRACQQLGMVKVPVIIREWDEKTVAEVALIENIQRENLNPIEEALAFRSLMDDHQMTQEQMAKRVGKSRSYIANSLRLLTLPASLQEMVSMGRLTAGHAKVIVSVADVAEQEKLALQGADENWSVRRMEEEVRLRNQQIFERGSDTVIEKADTGKEGDDQSVTLDGGAPVTTKPRVKAAPLAPNPEVSSMEERLRSILQTQVRIRSNGSTGFIELSFFSSDELQRLCDYLLGSEEA encoded by the coding sequence GTGGTTAAAAAAGGGATGGGTCGAGGCCTCGGAAAGGGGTTAGAAGCGTTGATTCCGGGGATAACTGCTGTAGAAGAAACGAAGATAGAAACACAAGCAGCCACAGAAGTTGAACTCAGCCGAATCGAACCAAACCGTGATCAACCGAGAAAATACTTTGACCAAGAAGCGCTAGAGGAATTGGCGCGTTCCATTGCAGAGCATGGCGTGATTCAGCCGCTGGTCGTGAGGCCCTTCGGAAAGGATCACTACCAATTGATCGTCGGGGAGCGCCGGTGGCGAGCGTGTCAGCAATTAGGAATGGTGAAAGTCCCTGTCATCATCCGTGAATGGGATGAGAAAACTGTTGCTGAGGTTGCATTGATTGAAAATATCCAACGTGAGAATCTTAATCCCATCGAGGAAGCTCTCGCTTTTCGTTCACTGATGGATGATCATCAAATGACACAAGAGCAGATGGCTAAACGGGTGGGAAAAAGCCGTTCTTACATTGCAAATTCGCTTCGCCTGCTCACATTACCCGCTTCATTGCAAGAAATGGTATCAATGGGACGTTTAACTGCAGGCCATGCCAAGGTGATCGTTAGCGTCGCCGATGTAGCGGAACAGGAAAAGTTGGCACTGCAAGGTGCTGACGAGAATTGGTCAGTACGAAGAATGGAAGAAGAAGTTCGCCTTCGAAATCAACAGATTTTCGAACGAGGTTCGGATACTGTGATTGAAAAAGCCGATACGGGTAAAGAAGGCGATGATCAATCGGTTACTTTGGATGGTGGAGCGCCAGTTACAACGAAGCCTCGTGTAAAGGCGGCGCCTCTCGCTCCAAACCCAGAAGTCTCCAGTATGGAGGAGCGGTTGCGATCCATCTTGCAGACCCAGGTGCGAATCCGTTCGAACGGTTCGACGGGATTCATCGAACTTAGTTTCTTTAGCTCCGATGAATTACAGCGACTATGTGACTACTTACTCGGATCTGAAGAGGCATAA
- the mnmG gene encoding tRNA uridine-5-carboxymethylaminomethyl(34) synthesis enzyme MnmG gives MEYSAGRYDVIVIGAGHAGCEAALAAARMGAKTLILTISWDNVALMPCNPAIGGPAKGHLVREIDALGGQMGLTIDETCIQIRLLNTGKGPAVHALRAQADKKRYQREMIRVLEHQENLDVRQAMVESVVVEHGRVCGIRTNTGAFFAASAVVITTGTYLRGRIIIGDLHYPGGPNGYFPSVGLAASLRDLGVRLGRFKTGTPARVDGRTIDYSQMVEQPGDREPLNFSFLSPRVERTQVSCWLTYTTEETHQIIRDNLHRSPLYAGVIEGTGPRYCPSIEDKVVRFADKKGHQVFIEPEGEDTHEMYVQGMSTSLPEDVQVTMLRSLIGMQDVKVIRPGYAIEYDYVDPTQLKLSLEHQEIGGLFTAGQINGTSGYEEAAAQGLMAGINAARLIKGDSPVVLKRSDAYIGVLIDDLVTKGTNEPYRMLTSRAEYRLLLRQDNADQRLTEIGHSIGLVDDHRYQRYCEKVGCVKQEIARWKSTSVTPGNGRLQSILDNKQSAPLSKGVSLYDLLRRPELSFDDLKILLDDDGSSQTTDPEVAEQVEISAKFEGYLLKQQSQVERFNKLENKRLPDDLDYAGIHGLSTEARQKLNARKPVSIGQASRISGVNPADISILLVYLEQRRRLTPVDGGQPIE, from the coding sequence ATGGAGTATTCAGCAGGAAGGTATGATGTGATCGTCATCGGCGCCGGCCATGCCGGTTGTGAAGCGGCATTGGCCGCAGCCCGCATGGGGGCGAAGACGCTGATTCTGACGATCAGTTGGGACAATGTGGCCCTGATGCCCTGCAATCCGGCTATCGGCGGTCCGGCAAAGGGTCATCTCGTCCGTGAGATCGACGCGCTGGGCGGACAGATGGGATTGACCATCGATGAGACCTGTATTCAGATCCGGCTCCTAAATACAGGAAAGGGCCCTGCTGTCCATGCGCTGCGAGCGCAGGCGGATAAAAAACGGTATCAACGTGAGATGATACGTGTTCTCGAACACCAGGAAAATCTTGATGTGCGGCAAGCAATGGTGGAGTCGGTGGTGGTCGAGCATGGGCGTGTTTGCGGGATACGTACAAATACGGGCGCTTTTTTCGCTGCATCTGCCGTCGTCATCACGACCGGTACATACTTGCGGGGACGAATCATCATCGGTGATCTTCATTACCCCGGCGGACCTAATGGGTATTTTCCCTCTGTCGGACTTGCGGCGTCGCTGCGTGATCTGGGTGTCCGTCTCGGTCGTTTCAAAACGGGCACACCGGCTCGTGTCGATGGGCGCACGATCGATTACAGTCAGATGGTGGAACAACCGGGTGATCGGGAACCGTTGAATTTCTCTTTTCTTTCGCCTCGAGTTGAGCGAACGCAAGTTTCCTGTTGGCTGACTTATACGACAGAGGAAACCCATCAAATCATCCGGGATAATCTTCATCGATCGCCCCTTTACGCCGGTGTGATCGAGGGCACCGGACCGCGATACTGTCCCTCAATCGAGGACAAGGTCGTCCGTTTTGCTGACAAGAAGGGTCATCAGGTCTTTATTGAACCTGAAGGGGAAGACACCCATGAGATGTATGTGCAGGGGATGTCCACGAGCCTCCCCGAAGACGTACAGGTGACCATGTTGCGATCCCTCATCGGCATGCAAGACGTCAAAGTGATTCGTCCCGGCTATGCCATTGAATATGACTATGTCGATCCGACACAGTTAAAACTATCATTGGAACATCAGGAGATCGGGGGTCTCTTTACAGCCGGTCAGATCAATGGCACTTCCGGATATGAAGAGGCCGCTGCCCAGGGGTTGATGGCGGGGATCAATGCCGCGCGACTCATCAAGGGGGATTCGCCGGTTGTATTAAAGCGATCGGACGCCTATATCGGTGTCCTTATTGATGATTTGGTCACTAAGGGGACCAATGAACCCTATCGGATGCTTACGTCGCGTGCTGAGTATCGCTTGTTGTTGCGACAGGATAATGCGGATCAACGGTTGACGGAAATTGGCCATTCCATCGGGCTGGTTGATGATCACCGGTATCAACGGTATTGCGAGAAAGTGGGATGTGTCAAACAGGAGATTGCTCGTTGGAAATCCACTTCCGTCACACCGGGAAATGGCCGTCTGCAATCGATACTGGATAACAAGCAAAGCGCCCCCCTGTCGAAGGGGGTGTCGCTGTATGACTTGTTGCGCCGTCCTGAATTGTCTTTCGATGATCTGAAGATATTATTGGATGATGATGGATCATCGCAGACAACAGATCCAGAGGTGGCTGAACAGGTTGAGATATCAGCCAAGTTTGAAGGTTATCTGTTGAAACAGCAGTCACAGGTGGAGCGTTTTAACAAGTTGGAGAATAAACGCCTTCCTGACGATCTCGATTATGCCGGGATCCACGGCCTTTCCACGGAGGCCCGACAGAAATTAAACGCCAGAAAACCGGTTTCGATCGGCCAAGCATCCCGAATCTCGGGCGTCAATCCAGCCGATATCTCCATCTTGTTGGTCTATCTGGAGCAACGGCGTCGTCTCACGCCAGTGGATGGAGGACAACCGATTGAATGA
- the rsmG gene encoding 16S rRNA (guanine(527)-N(7))-methyltransferase RsmG codes for MNDGKETGKLTHWDADQVVRFRQYVQMGLEQWRIALSSERIDQFTVYAEALLATNAHLNLTSITDPEGVAEKHFVDSMSPLLLDLPDTALSVIDVGTGAGFPGLPLALIRSQWRVVLLDSLQKRCRFLNETTERLGLTNVQVVHGRAEDTARVPQLREKHGLVFSRAVARLPVLLELCLPFLAVGGRFIALKGPDGPTEVDEAKTALRLLGGEIDDVKSITLPISGDRRTLIAVRKQKPISNAYPRKAGIPTRKPLV; via the coding sequence TTGAATGACGGGAAAGAAACAGGAAAGTTAACGCACTGGGATGCTGACCAGGTCGTCCGTTTCCGCCAGTATGTCCAAATGGGCTTGGAGCAGTGGAGGATTGCCCTTTCATCGGAGAGGATTGACCAATTCACCGTCTATGCAGAAGCATTGTTGGCAACAAACGCGCATTTGAATCTGACGTCCATCACAGATCCCGAAGGTGTCGCTGAAAAACATTTTGTTGATTCTATGAGTCCCCTTCTCTTGGATTTGCCTGATACGGCGCTATCGGTGATCGATGTTGGAACGGGGGCCGGATTTCCTGGACTTCCTCTCGCGCTCATTCGATCGCAGTGGCGAGTCGTGTTGCTGGATTCCTTGCAAAAGCGTTGCCGCTTTCTGAATGAAACGACGGAACGTTTGGGATTGACTAATGTTCAGGTTGTTCACGGTCGAGCTGAGGACACCGCTCGTGTTCCTCAACTCCGTGAAAAGCATGGGTTGGTTTTTAGTCGCGCTGTAGCCAGACTTCCAGTCCTGTTGGAGTTATGCCTTCCTTTTCTTGCTGTGGGCGGTCGCTTTATTGCTTTGAAGGGGCCTGATGGGCCCACAGAGGTAGATGAAGCAAAGACAGCACTGCGTCTATTGGGCGGGGAGATTGATGATGTAAAATCAATCACACTACCGATTTCGGGGGATCGTCGAACACTGATTGCTGTTCGTAAACAAAAACCGATTTCGAACGCTTATCCTCGGAAAGCAGGAATCCCTACGCGCAAACCATTGGTGTAA
- a CDS encoding ParA family protein encodes MTRWWKQLAHIVAVANQKGGVAKTTTAVNLSACLAELGQKVLLVDMDPQGNATSGSGIDKLRVRHCIYDVLINGAPSDSILSTTDWERFSVLPATIQLAGAEIELVSAISREVKLKRALDPLRNRFDYIIIDCPPSLGLLTLNSLTAADSLLIPIQCEYYALEGLGQLMSTIKLVQKHLNSDLSILGVLLTMFDARTNLAIQVVDEVKNHFHDKVFRTIIPRNVRLSEAPSHGQPIIVYDTRSRGAEVYRELAKEVLERG; translated from the coding sequence ATGACAAGGTGGTGGAAACAGTTGGCTCATATTGTCGCCGTAGCCAACCAAAAAGGTGGCGTGGCGAAGACAACGACAGCGGTCAATCTCAGTGCTTGTTTGGCTGAGTTAGGCCAAAAGGTGTTATTGGTCGATATGGATCCGCAAGGCAATGCGACGAGCGGTTCAGGAATTGATAAATTGCGTGTGCGCCATTGCATTTATGATGTGCTGATCAACGGAGCTCCCTCTGATTCCATATTATCGACAACGGATTGGGAGCGTTTTTCTGTTCTCCCGGCGACCATTCAATTGGCCGGAGCAGAAATTGAGCTGGTTTCGGCAATATCACGAGAAGTCAAGTTAAAGCGCGCCCTGGATCCGTTACGGAATCGCTTTGACTACATCATCATCGATTGTCCGCCATCGCTTGGTCTGTTAACTTTGAATTCCCTCACTGCAGCCGACTCATTGCTGATCCCCATCCAGTGCGAGTACTACGCACTGGAAGGTCTTGGTCAGTTAATGAGCACGATCAAATTGGTACAGAAGCACCTTAACAGCGATCTATCCATTCTCGGTGTATTATTAACCATGTTTGACGCGCGGACGAATCTCGCGATCCAGGTCGTCGATGAGGTAAAAAATCATTTTCATGATAAGGTATTCAGGACAATCATCCCGAGAAACGTTCGCTTGAGTGAGGCTCCTAGCCATGGTCAGCCCATCATTGTGTACGACACTCGTTCACGCGGCGCCGAGGTCTATCGGGAGTTAGCGAAGGAAGTGTTGGAACGTGGTTAA
- the mnmE gene encoding tRNA uridine-5-carboxymethylaminomethyl(34) synthesis GTPase MnmE codes for MVGDTIAAVATPPGEGGIGIVRVSGPGARDVIKAVFFPRYGRGVDEWASHTLHLGTIIHPDDGREIDEALVAWMVGPRTFTTEDVAEFHCHGGAVPVRETLTAVLRAGARLAEPGEFSRRAFLGGRLDLAQAEAIIEVIRAKTRDGLGAALSQLEGQLSRRIDQVRADILALLAHLEAMIDFPEEDLPDMGSERLRVTVVHIGKQIGDLVERSRTGRVLREGWRTVIAGRPNVGKSSLMNALLDEQRAIVTEIPGTTRDAIEEYIDLGGIPLRIVDTAGIRETEDIVERIGVEKTREYLEKADLVLVVLDGSDGLNQEDEALLRSLVDRPAVVLVNKSDLAIRRLDDVRLRSLVGKMPILSVSAKEGWGLQELSDLIRSMVYGQDGSTVAGREGEGPVTRDGGRSALVTQARHREALERADFHLRQALEAVDVGASPDFLTIDLKAAWEALGEITGDTVGEDILDKIFSSFCIGK; via the coding sequence ATGGTCGGCGACACGATTGCTGCTGTAGCCACTCCGCCTGGTGAAGGTGGGATAGGGATCGTGCGGGTCAGCGGTCCCGGCGCCCGGGATGTGATCAAGGCGGTGTTTTTTCCGCGTTACGGCCGTGGCGTCGACGAATGGGCTTCCCATACACTGCATTTGGGCACGATCATTCACCCGGATGATGGACGGGAGATCGACGAAGCCCTCGTCGCCTGGATGGTGGGACCGCGCACCTTTACGACGGAAGATGTGGCCGAGTTTCATTGTCACGGTGGGGCTGTGCCGGTTCGAGAGACCTTGACGGCTGTCCTCCGGGCGGGCGCCCGGTTGGCGGAGCCGGGGGAGTTTTCGCGCCGCGCTTTTTTGGGTGGCCGGTTAGACCTGGCTCAGGCCGAGGCGATCATTGAAGTGATCCGCGCCAAGACCCGTGATGGGCTCGGCGCAGCTCTATCCCAGTTGGAAGGGCAGTTGTCTCGCCGGATCGATCAAGTCCGCGCGGACATACTGGCCCTTTTGGCGCATCTGGAGGCCATGATCGATTTCCCGGAGGAGGACCTGCCGGACATGGGGAGCGAGCGGTTGCGCGTAACGGTGGTCCACATTGGGAAGCAGATCGGCGATCTTGTGGAACGGTCACGGACTGGCCGCGTGCTCCGGGAGGGGTGGCGCACGGTCATCGCCGGCCGTCCCAATGTAGGAAAATCCAGTCTGATGAACGCCTTGCTTGATGAACAGCGAGCGATCGTGACGGAGATTCCGGGGACTACCCGTGACGCCATTGAAGAATACATCGATTTGGGCGGCATTCCACTTCGGATCGTTGATACGGCCGGCATCCGTGAAACAGAGGATATCGTTGAGCGGATCGGCGTAGAGAAGACGCGGGAGTACCTTGAAAAAGCCGATCTGGTGTTGGTCGTGCTCGACGGTTCTGACGGGCTGAACCAAGAAGATGAGGCGTTGTTGCGATCGCTCGTTGACCGTCCCGCTGTCGTGCTGGTCAATAAGAGTGATCTGGCGATCCGCCGTTTGGATGATGTGCGTCTTCGTTCCCTGGTGGGGAAGATGCCGATCCTCTCGGTGTCAGCGAAAGAAGGCTGGGGATTGCAGGAACTGTCCGATCTGATCCGTTCCATGGTTTATGGTCAGGATGGCTCGACTGTTGCAGGTCGTGAGGGAGAGGGCCCGGTTACCCGCGATGGCGGCCGCTCGGCCTTGGTCACACAGGCCCGTCATCGTGAGGCGTTGGAACGGGCGGATTTCCATCTGCGGCAAGCCCTGGAGGCTGTCGATGTTGGGGCGAGTCCTGATTTTTTGACGATTGACCTGAAGGCGGCCTGGGAGGCGTTGGGTGAGATCACCGGCGATACCGTTGGAGAGGATATTTTAGATAAGATTTTTTCTTCTTTCTGTATTGGGAAGTAG